ttacttttgcctTGCAGTCACCCTTCTAGTAAATGTTTAAATCCGAGAAAAAAACATCCATCTTTCTGCTGTTCCTCGCCTCATTTTACAGCCGCTTTAAAAGTGTtggctgtgtttttaaaggaagGCTGAGGGAGTTGCGGGGGAAACGAGGAGAGCACTTGGGATTTAGATTGCTccaaatgtgtgtatattcaACATTCAGGTTACAGTTACGCCTCTTGCAGCACTAACGgtttctacagtacagtgcagtgtgtTATTAAGGAGGAGTGACGGTTGCTGCTTCAGCTTTTCCACATTTCCCCCCCGAGAAGCAGCTCCCGCATTTAGAACATTTCCATCTTTGCGAGACATTATGTGTAAACTGTTTCCATGCAAACACCTCGTTGCTGTGGCAAaatcctgaaacacacaatagCAAACtggaaaaacataaatgatcTCACAGCACCTACAAGATTTGTCACTTTCTTAAAGTAAGATTTTGAGTGTGAAAGTGAGACGTGAGTGTTTGAGTGTTGAGCCCGGCACGGAGCGGCACTGATGATAACGCCAATCGTGTTGGTGGTTGGTGTTTCGTCTTACCTCCAGCTCACTTTCCCAGCGGTTAATGTCATCTGTGGACTGGTTTAACTTTTCCAGCTCTCCCTGTTTACAGAAAACATGGCATGCGTAGAAAGgcacagagggaaagagagagagagagagagagagagagagagagagagagagagaggagagaatggtTAACACAGATCGTCAGTGTGGAGGTTAAactgtgtgacttttgtttacTAAGTGACTGAGCATGCaggacagggtgtgtgtgtgtgcgtgtgtgtgtgtgtgtgtgtgtgtgtgtgtgtgtgtgtgtgtgtgtgtgtgtgtgtgaacatactcttaataatatattttttatattctattagattagattttattGCATGACTGGAAAGCACATTCATTCAGTTAATTACAAAGTAACTACTATAAtactgtaataaataataataataataataataataataataataataataataataatattactataataaaatagtaataattCACATTTTCCTTGCTTTtcatgactatatatatatatatatatatatatatatatatatatatatatatatatatattccattaGATGTGAGgttaacatgttttaaataatattccACACAACCTGATTACTTTTCACTGGGCTTCCCATTTTCATCTCAATGTCACTTTCACTGGTGGAAACATCTGgatctaattattattattatcacctgGATTCTTGGAtctacttcttcttcctcctcagcaCACTGCGAGTCCTCCTCCTCACAACTATTCCCATTTTGTAAAGGATCCATTTTCAGGAAATCTGGAGATTTGTTGGCGAAGGAGAATGTGTGTCTTAACTGCAAAACAAAGCGCGACCCCCCGGGGTGCTGGACAAGCAGGGGCGTCCAGCTGTGATCCGCCCTCACTAACCTTTAAACTGAGCACCTCGCATGCTTCAGGCTTTGTTCAGGGTGCGTGTAAAGCAGCAGAGGAGTCCGCTGTGTGCAGAGGAGCGCGTCTGACCGCTGAGAGATCCGACACGCACTGTGGAAGATCACAACCTCAGGGATAGGCAGGCAGCAGATTCAGttgaaaataatttattaaactAACTATAATGATCAATGCGACTACTTCTGGTTtggactttcaaaataaaagcacattttgtgTAGCGGCAGACTTTTAAATCAAAAAGTGGGCTATGACATGAGAATATCTCAAAATGTTTATACTATGAGAAACaactttataaaataatataaaaaacaaacttgagCGGTACGGGGTTAAGTGCCTTCCTCAATAGTGATAATGAGGGTTTCTTTTCCCAGATGTATTATGTCAATTCAGGAATCAAACATGTGACCTTCTACCTACAAGCCCTCAATTGCATAATGTTGCCTACAGGTCCTTCTGCAAATGTGGCATGTAGAGTAGAGATTTAGCATTGAACTCAAAACTGATCCCATAGTTAAGGGCCTAACAAGCCATTACAATAACACATATGTCCACATACTGTAATGTTGATCAATTTAAAAGAACATGCAAATTGTGATACTTACCTAATTAATCATAATTGTAAAATAAGCCTATATGTTCTGTAACTTTAATGTACTTGATTTAGCTTATATGACCTTATCTGCCAACCTTTCCCCAAAatacgcttttattttgacaggacACACGCTCATATAGTCCGGTGTTATTGAAGATAATTGTCGCGAGCTTGATGCAGCTTCCAGCATGGGATCGTTGGTCTCACTCGCCCTCTGGTGGAGAGGACACCGGGGAGCAGGGAGGGTCAGACTGGAGCCATGTTACTGGCTGTGTTCCTGTAAACACTGTGGTGTTTATGGAGACAACAGTTTCCTGTATGGCACCAACAAAAGGTCATTAAAGGagttttaaagtaaagtgttgattatataaatgttttagaaattagtttaatttttctttttttttttacctaatCCTTACTGttggtatttgtatttgttacttattattattattattattattattatttatattattatttaatttaatttaatttaatttaatttaatttaatttaatttaatttaatatttaatatttaatattttattatctgAGCTGGAGAGTTCATTACTGACCTTAGAAATAGTATCCTGCCaataacaaaactaaaatagtaaaacattttaagaatgtGCAGCCACTTCTTTCCAGTAACTGGATCTTGCGAAAAagaatatttactttttttaatgaaaaacattacCAACCAAGTGGAGTTTAAACTTTATACCTACTCATTCAtagtaattaaaaacaataaagatataatataatctataaagatAAATCTATATCATGTCAGTCTTTAGGCATGATTTATTGGTTAACGATTAAATTAGTCTTTTTCTCTTAAAGCACATAATAGGTTTATATAATATTCTTAAAGCAGTTTCTATAATGCATAATGTCAAACTCCCAGTAGGGTTCAGATATAACTGCATGACGTCTGCAGCAGGTTCAAATGAGACAGTAATGTTGTCTACAGTGAGACACTTGGCAGTAGGGCTATGCAGCGCCTCACATATGGACGGCTGCCCGGCTTCACTGTTCGTCATCGCGTTTTTCCCAGCGTCCTCCTGCGTATGCATGCATGCGACCGACGAGCTGATTTCATAacgtggagaggaagagaggaatgGGGCTTTGAGATCGGATGAGCACCAGACCCGGTAGGCTCTAAATGCACCATCAGTGTTATTATCTCTATTCCCGGGCCATGCAGACAGTGCGTTAGAGGCGATGCGGTAGTgcaggctgctgctgatgctgctgtccGATCAGCTGTTATTTTTGTCTTGAGCATCATCGCCGTGACGGCCAGAAAGATCGAGATCAAGCTCCGGGAGCCAGGGACACCACCGCAGACCGGATAACAGAGGATGGAGTTCAAGCATCTGGTGGAGGCGGCGGAGAAGTGGTGCTCCGGTAACCCTTTCGACCTCATATTCGCCGAGGAGGACGACGAGAGGCGGCTGGACTTTTACGCAGAGCCCGGCGTCTCCTTCTACGTGCTGTGTCCCGGCGGCAACGACAGTTTCGTAAGTGAGCTTCTGCAGGGCCTTTAGCTCTcgctcactgtgtgtgtgtgtgtgtgagtgagtgtgtgtgtgtatgtgtgttcttgTAGGTGTGTCGAGGGGTGGCTGGAGGTGGGGTTGTCCCGGTTGGTCCCGGTTTTCCGGCTGATGGAgatggaagaggagaagaggggaggggggcttTGGGCAATGATGTCATTTCAGTTTGGGTGCACACCCGACACCCTCCCACTCCTCTGTCGATGGTGTTTTTTCCTCCATCATAATCAACTGCAATAACCCTCTGAACCACAGCACCGTCATGCTAGCCAGGTTCAAGAAAATACGAGGCCtgtaactttcaaaataaaagccctgtgGACCACCATGTTGTATTTGGAACACAAAGAAGGCCTGTTAAATTAAAGTACATACATGTATCTGAGGGAAATACAAGTAGCatattctgcttttctcttaaagtgtcatttaaatgacattattttttatttctagcAATGAAGGCCAATGCTTGCTGTCAAAAAActctgtgtgtaagtgtgcagATAATTATCTCCATAGTTAATCCACTGAGTTATTTGAATAAAGAAGTTGATGTtctgcatacatacagtgaaTAATTAACAAAGGACACCTTTTCATatctttattttgaagggaTTATTGACAGTTTTCTGCTCTGATCCAGAATTTAAAATTGTCCCGGGGAAACCAATcttgtaaaaaatgtttacctcgacacaaataaagaaaacaaatctaaatatcTGATGCTGTTCAGCTATAAAATCTCCCCACATGATGGactaaatgacatttataaGAAATAGCCTACCTGCCTACTtataattaaaaatagtttCCCCAAAAACAGCCACATTTAAAGCCCCTAAGCAATATCAGGGTCAGCGTTAAAGCACCGCcatgtgtaatgtgtatgtAATGGTGAAACATAAACTCCTTAAGTTTATAAAATTCCCTAATCTCCAGGGTCAATATGGAGGATATGAGCTCAGGGTTTTCAGTGATAGCTACAGCCCTTCTTGACACTAGCTATGTCCTATACCAGCGTGGTGCAGTGAACCCGAAAGCTCCTGACGCCGGACCCGCcctgctccctcctcctgctcagtGATAGGGGCTAACAGGGCGGGGATggagagcagatggagatgACCCAGGAGCCAGGGCGTCTGTTCAGTCAATAACACATTATGTCACAGCGACCGTGGCTGTGTTATGAGTCTGGTCTGTCCCACAGACAGCAGAGCGGCTGCTGGAGAAGAATAGATTAATATAAATCCAGCTGCTGCGGGATCAAACCATCTTATTGAGACTGACgctaaagagaaggaaacacaaCAGAGGGTTAAATAACACGTAGGTACATAAATACTTCATCttccttcctttttgtttcactttatcTTCCCGGCAACCCTCAATTGTCCTTCTGCTTTTGAAAGCATGTCAACTGCTGcagccctgacacacacacacacacacacacacaaacacacacacacacacacacacacacacacactcacactcacacacacactttcacagttATCTGTCTGCTATGCACTCTCAAATCAGCGTGAAtaactctctgtctctctgcaggactTTGAGATCTAGTTATTCTTGCTTGATCAATGCTGCTATCAGCAGGGTGTCtcacatgctctctctctctctctctctctctctctctctctctctctctctctctctctctctctcacacacgcacacgcacacacacacattccttttCTCAGTTTATGTTGTTCACCCCTCACAATCTTCTATCGTCCTTTCACTGGAGGGCGCTGTGAGATCAGTTCCACCATAATAACAGCTGCACATCACTGCTTCCAGTTCTGTAATTTCCCTCAGGGCCGGTCTCAGTAGTTTTCAGTCATGTTCAGGTGAAAACAAGAGCGATTGGCTTTGTTTTGTGAGATCTGCTGAAAGATGGGGTTTTTTGCCGGTGCAGCAGAGGCACACCCTCATGTGAGAGTCCATCCATCAGTGTCAAACTGGAACAACCGTCCCTAAACTCAATATTAGCCCCGTCAACAACACTGAGACCAATTCCCCCCGGGCGGATTCACATGACTCTCACATGActcctaaaaaaaacacattatgaaACCAAATCGTTAATTTTTACCTTAAAATTCCACTAATAATAATTTCAGGAATGGTTTTCATGACGTTAGATCaattttaaaggtttttatatCCATTAAAACTCATGCATATATTAAAATGaccttattaaaaataatatccaTTAATTATACCCATGTTTGGCATGAACTCTTTAATGTTTACCttacagtcatttaaaaatgtagacCCTTTTAAGGTGTAAATTAACGGATGGTGTTCATGTGTGGTCCAGTGTCAGCGGGTTAACCCCTAAAATATCTTTAATCTGTGTTTATAGTCAATACAACCCGAACTTTTACTACACAGCCTGTAGACTCCACGTTTAGTTTTACACCCTAATAGCATCACTTAATACATAATCTATAACAGTAGATGGACAGATTTATCCAATGCTTTTAATAGCTGCAGCAGCTTTGTAGTTTTAAATGCTTTGGTTACATTTGAAAGAGTTCACACAACATGAAACATTAAACATCTGCTCCTACCAGGGACCAGAAGGAATTGCATATTTAAGctcttttagttttaaatacacatttatgggATCAGAATTATCCTCGTTTCTGCGTAACATTTTGCTCCTCCAGTCGTCCCCTGCGTAGCTCAGATCCCACTGCACCTTGAATTACACAGACGTATCACCGGCTTTTACCAAGGGTTTTTTTGGGGGTAGTGGACAACCTGCACTTCTGTTTGATTCGACTGAAACTCTTACGTCTGATGTCAAGGAAttatggcttcttcttcttctaattaTGACGGCGCACATAATTCTGACTTAAGAAAGAGTTCCTGAATGAGCTCATGGTTTGACACTGATTCATGGACGTCTGGTCTCAGTGTGAATGTATCATCATCTACTGTAAGATTCTTGATTCAGATGTATTCAGGAACGACTTGACTTGATACACATTACGAACTTGTGTCTTACTGTAAAGCGCCGCCACTGTTTGTGTTAATTCCCCTCCTGTCTCTGCACATCCTTgaagaaatgtgtctttatctGCTGCTTTGTTCTACTTTGTCTTCTGCGCTGCATTGCCCCTGACCCAGCTTTACTTATTTTACGGGTTGGTTCCTGGACGTTGTATGTCACTATAGCGTGTCAGTTCATTCTCTAATGTAATTACATGGAGGGATATAGATTAACCTCTAGAAAATTAAGCTTTACGGTGcccttctctctttatctcaaTGACATTCAGTCACATTGGTCATTTGCTCATCTTTTATCTGCGTCTGTAGCACGTGTGGAGCGAGAGTGAGGACTGCCTTCCCTTCCTACAGTTGGCCCAGGACTACATCTCCTCCTGCGGGAAGAAGACTCTGCTGGAGGTGCTGGAGAAAGTCTTCACGTCCTTCAGGCCTGTAAGGACACACGAGAGAGCGACTCTCTTGGGAGTCACTGTTTTCTCTTGAACACACTGCATCAACACACGGTGACCTCTGCTCACTGTTTCTGGGTCTGATACATTCTGTTCTCTCTGCTGCAGACAAAACAAGTCAACCTCTTCCCAGAATTTGATTCAAGGCCTTTTGTGAACTCTTAGAATATTCTGGTCTACTTGATGCGTAAGAGTAATTCTAGTTAAATACTTAAAGCTGtgatatgtaacatttccgcaTTCAAATATGTAAAAACGACTAGacttatgttatatattatgttgAGTTGTgcacttacattatcccaaatgtttccaacaatatTCCGTTTCATTTGGTTGCCTGTCATGGGGATGTATCCCCCTTTTGAGCACGCGTCAGCACAGTGAAtgtcataaattgactttttatccagttatAATCcacatttttgtagtttttaacTAAAGATTTTaaggattttagtcattggAACGTCTTGATGTTCAATCATCAGAGAAACAAACTGAGCAAgtgttagcggcagccgaacagctttgaagaaacactgatttttaacgtgaaactgcttcACCAGGTCTGTTTGCTTTGGAGAGGAGACGTGcaccaaactccatcttttgtttGGATTGAGAGAGCgctagtggcagaaaattacatGTGTTGCTTTTAAACTGCCTCCGTACAAGACGGAATGAAATTGTGTTGGTgctattgacacacacacacacacacacacacacacacacacacacacacacacacacacacacacgtctttaaGCCACAACCTTTAACACAACCTTGTCTTTCTAACCCTGTCACTGTAGCTGCTGGGTCTGCCAGACATAGAAGACGACAGTTTTGAGCATTACCACGCTGACATGGAGGGGGAACCGGGGCCCGACCACCAGCAGATGGGGGTCAGTCAGCAGTGATGAAAACCCCGAGACGAGGCCTGCAGCTGGGGCAGAGCTGCTCCGGAGCTCCGGGCCTCAACTCATCAGCCCAAAACACTGAACGACACACTcttatccaaacacacacacacacatacttacggCCAACTTGCTAAAAATGCACCACCATGTTCTTGAATGTCTCAGTGGCTTTGCTTCCCAAAGAGTGCACTCTGTTGCACTGTGTTgacccgccccccccccccaaaaaaaacacacacacacacacacacacacacacattggggCTACGTGACAAGTAGCCGCGTACAATGCAAGTATCATAATCATTCACCATCTGGTTAGTTAAAGTTCCACAGCACAGCAATATTACATTTGCCTCAGCTGGCTTTGTTATGCAGAAAAACAGTCAGATGTTATCGcaatacacacacttcccccGTGGCTTTGAAGATGAATGTGACAGATAACCTActttctctgcctgtctgttgaCACAGAGGATACACGAGAGCTGGCTGAAAGACGAACGGGCGAAAACCGACGGTTTGTGGCCGAGTGAGACTACTGCAGTGACGCAGAttaagagagggggaggaaggaggggagcGTTTTCTACTTCAAGCAGGGACACAAGGAGGGAACTGAGGGATGTATAGCTGTGACTTAGATTCAGATGGGGCAACTCTTAAAACTAGTTTTAAATACATGGTTAAAATAGTCGCATAGGTTCTAGCCAAAAGCATTTTTACACCTCATGTGGAAATCAAAGTGTGCAGCTTTACAGTAGCATGGATCATTTCTTGAGGTGTGTCTCTTAATGTTTCTAAAGGCAGTACACCTCAAAGAGTTAAAGGCACTTAATGAGGACGTTTTTAAATCGATGTTACTATCATATGACCATCACAACAAAGGCCCATGCTGCAGCTTAAGTCCTTCCCCGGTTTGGGTGTCTCACTGTCACATGACACCACTCTGTCCTGTAGTCTTCCTGGTTGTTGGTGGTTTCACATTGTGCCCTTCTTTCTGATGAGTTCCTAAATCTAGCCACAATCTATTTTCTTTCGCcgtgtgttgttttgattttgagGTTTCTCTTAACCATGAATTTATTAAGTGCACACCCAAATCCCTCAATGATATCACAGGGGAGATATAATATGTGTTGCCAGCCACCCTCCGCCTGCCCTGTTATTTCTAATCTCACAGTGTGTTGTTATATGTCACATCCAGCGCACTGCAATGCTTcaggccccccccccaccccgacCCGCTGCCGCCTTCAACCACTCGCTCTACATGCAAGACTGTTTTCAGAGGTTCATCTATAGGCTGTTTACTTTGGCTTGTAAATGTTTGTCCTTTTTATTGCCTATTTGAATGTTTCTCATGCAGTGTATCTTTTGTTTGTCCTCCAATGTGTGTGAACTTGTTCAATAAACCCTGTGAACAGAGTGTTCCTCTTGCatattcctttcttttccttaaTGGTCGGACATTAAATGGTACACAAAGCGCCAAACATGGAGGGCTTTCCATATCACAGAGTGGACTGGTGACCTGCTGCTGTGCCAACAGCCCGCTGGTGTTACTGGGTTTGACGTCACGCGCCACCTGACGCTCCTAATCAGAGCTGCGTCAAGCTCGAGACGTGACTGCAGACAGGAagccttcaaagtaaaagcacataAGGTGTCCGCTAAAGAGGTTTTCAGGTGTAGCTTTTTCTGAATGACTAAAAGCAAATTACTGGACAACGAAACTGTTGCCTGTGGAAGATTTGTACCTATAgtaataatcattagttgcaggcCCGTATTAGAAATATACCTCCATCTCAACCAACATCAGTAGCAGCATGCTTTGCATTAATGCATGAgcaatacatatttaatgatatgttatataaaagtaaaacatttacaggGGCCATTTTTCTGCATTGAGTACTTTTGATACATTCACTGcattatacttttatattttaatatttatatttttaatgcaGTGTATTTGTACAGCAGcacttttatttaagaaaagtgtctgaatacttcttccaccactgattatTATTAGTGCATTAACATGTAAGTGGTACTTTTGGGtagtgcatcatattttataaactgatcatatgttttaaaatcttaaattgGAAAGTAATTGTAAAAGTATTATAGTGGAGTATTAAGaaacatgaaatggaaataatcaaggtacaagtacctcaaaggGCAACAGCTACAAACAATGATAAAGGCTTCCACAGATTTATATAGAGATATTTTAtaaacttttaatttaattctatATTACAGTGACTTCCACAGTTTGTTACTACATGTAATTCCATGAGTTCACcgcttttactttgaaggcGAAGTTGTGTTATCCTGTTAAACTTTGGGTAGTTTGACGGCGCTGCCTCACAGGGGGGAGGAGGGCAATccctgcttttatttttctttccagaCGGCCACAGTTGAGCACAAAAAATAACTTGAACCAGACGAGCTGTGGGTCAACACTTGCGCTAATGCGCTCGTCTGAAGTGGAGGAACTGAAGACTTTTATCTGAAGAGAttctatcttttattttatattttttttaaaaaagggaagggctgtgcaaagagaaaaaaacaaccattTGGAAATTAAGTTATGCGTAAGTGATTGCGCACTTTACGCACAGGGCGCACCATGAAACTTTAAGATGTTGGATCACATCGCCTTTGTTGTTGTTCACGTGCTAGGCTTCATTTCCTTTGTTGATGTCAGTTCTTCACAACTCACTGTAACCATGTCTCGTGGCTAAACACTTTAAAGCGCAGACAAAACCTGAGGAGGTGAGACTGAGACAGCATGGGGGCCAAACAGAGCACCCCGACATTTGATGGCAGAACTCGGGCTTATTCCAGCTCCGATCTCCCATCTGGAAACTCCAGGATCGCGGGGTTTAGGTACACCAATGGACCAGATGGTCCCCGGATCCGTTACACTGGTGGAGGGCCAACCAGCTCCGGGCTCAGTATACCGGCCGGCGGCAGGTCAGGGTCGCACGTTGTCAATCAGAGCCTCGATGGCACGGATGGTGACGAGGAGGGCGAGCTGCCTCCTGAGGGCCACAGATTGCTTATCGGGTCCCTACCGGCTCACCTGTCCCCTCACCTGCTGGGAGGTAAGATTGGACCGAATTAAATTCTTAGGCGACTAGCACTTACACGATTGTGCCATTAGTTTAATCGACAGATCAGTAAAACTgcgtttctccacaaagaattaTGCAAAAACACCAGTTTGACTCTTTGGTTTACCAGAAGTTGTGTCATAGGTTTCCTGGAAATCAGCATGAAAAAAAAGCATTGTGATTTATCGACTAAAGAAATCATAATGACTAATCGACAGCCctagacaaacacaaaacatctgcaAAGAAGGAAGTGACATTCATACCAGTAAAGTGCCTTTATGATACCTTTTAATCTTCTGATTTCTTTATTGTCCCTGAAGTATACTCTGTCtgtgttacagtagtagtagagaCATGAGGGTGCTAGGGCTGCAGCTAACCGCAATTCATCTGCCGATTATGTTCTAGATTAATCAACGCATCGTTTGGTCAACACAAGTAAAGAAATTGAATCTCAGTTTCTCAAAGCCCAAAGTCTCAGGTCTtcagatgtcttgttttgtccgtccaaaacccaaagatattcagattaatatgatattaaaaaaagagaaaagcaggtgtgtgtgttgtttttagtaCACGTTGTCCTTATTTTACACAACAGCCCTTTATTCATCTCATGTGGCACAACTGTAATATGTCTGCTCTTGTAATGGCCGTCAGTATGAGTTAACATGTGAGTCCATGTATGATATCATACATTTATGATGCAGCATATCACAAGCTATAACCATTACGATTGCTGTCAAAGTCGCTTAGTATTTTTCCATTTGACATATGATACCTGGCATATGGTAATAGCAGTCTTATGACTGAGCCCTTTGTTTAGCACTTCTGCACTTTTATTGTAGCCACAGGTGgctctactgtactgtactgccgTCTCTTCTTTCGCCTCGCTGTCTTTACAAAACTGTCCTGTTTTTCACTCTGGCGGAGAGGCAAGAGTGCATTATGTAGGTCAACAGATAAAAGCTTCCTG
This region of Cottoperca gobio chromosome 11, fCotGob3.1, whole genome shotgun sequence genomic DNA includes:
- the mturn gene encoding maturin isoform X1, which produces MEFKHLVEAAEKWCSGNPFDLIFAEEDDERRLDFYAEPGVSFYVLCPGGNDSFHVWSESEDCLPFLQLAQDYISSCGKKTLLEVLEKVFTSFRPLLGLPDIEDDSFEHYHADMEGEPGPDHQQMGRIHESWLKDERAKTDGLWPSETTAVTQIKRGGGRRGAFSTSSRDTRRELRDV
- the mturn gene encoding maturin isoform X2, producing the protein MEFKHLVEAAEKWCSGNPFDLIFAEEDDERRLDFYAEPGVSFYVLCPGGNDSFHVWSESEDCLPFLQLAQDYISSCGKKTLLEVLEKVFTSFRPLLGLPDIEDDSFEHYHADMEGEPGPDHQQMGVSQQ
- the znrf2a gene encoding E3 ubiquitin-protein ligase znrf2-like encodes the protein MGAKQSTPTFDGRTRAYSSSDLPSGNSRIAGFRYTNGPDGPRIRYTGGGPTSSGLSIPAGGRSGSHVVNQSLDGTDGDEEGELPPEGHRLLIGSLPAHLSPHLLGGFHCPVCSKFMASDEIEKHLLMCFSKTRLTYNKDILSRDSGECAICLDELEQGDTIARLPCLCIYHKGCIDEWFQVNRSCPEHPSD